In the genome of Ignavibacteriales bacterium, one region contains:
- the pepT gene encoding peptidase T has product MFDEKYKFTCVDRFLKYVKYDTQSDEESTSFPSTEKQKILSQVLADELKSLGLKDAHMDEWGYVMATLPSNTTKKVDPVAFIAHVDTSPAVTGLNVNPVIRKNYQGGDIKLENGGWVIKESENPDLKYMKGFDIITTDGSTLLGADNKAGVAEIMDAVNYLLTHPEVKHGDIKICFTPDEEVGRGTEKIDLKKLGAKYAYTVDGSSRGEIETETFSADAVVIKFLGKNIHPGYAKGIMINSIKIAAAFIEKLPKDTLSPETTEKREGYVHCTTINGNEEVTTMKFIIRDFITAKLKEYEDFLKKLAEETVAKYPGAKLEFQVIEQYRNMKEVLDNYPNVTNHAVEALNRLNIKPIMHPIRGGTDGSRLCFMGLPTPNIFAGEHSFHSQLEWVAIQDMEMAVKMIVEVAKVWEEKA; this is encoded by the coding sequence ATGTTTGATGAAAAATATAAATTCACTTGTGTTGACCGGTTTCTGAAGTATGTAAAATATGATACTCAGTCAGATGAAGAATCAACAAGTTTTCCGAGTACTGAAAAACAAAAAATATTATCACAGGTTTTAGCCGATGAATTAAAATCACTCGGACTGAAAGATGCGCACATGGACGAGTGGGGTTATGTAATGGCAACACTTCCATCCAACACAACAAAAAAAGTTGACCCTGTTGCATTCATCGCACACGTTGATACTTCTCCCGCAGTAACCGGGTTGAATGTTAATCCAGTAATCAGAAAAAATTATCAGGGCGGTGATATAAAACTTGAGAACGGTGGTTGGGTAATAAAAGAAAGTGAAAATCCTGATTTGAAATACATGAAGGGCTTTGACATTATAACAACAGACGGTTCCACACTGCTCGGTGCCGATAACAAAGCCGGTGTGGCGGAAATAATGGATGCTGTAAATTATCTGCTGACACATCCCGAAGTAAAACATGGTGATATAAAAATCTGTTTTACTCCTGATGAAGAAGTGGGAAGAGGAACAGAAAAAATCGATCTTAAAAAACTTGGTGCTAAGTATGCATATACAGTTGATGGTTCGAGCCGCGGCGAAATTGAAACTGAAACTTTCTCCGCTGATGCTGTTGTTATAAAATTCCTCGGTAAAAATATTCATCCCGGTTACGCAAAAGGGATAATGATAAACTCAATTAAAATTGCTGCTGCATTTATTGAGAAGCTGCCGAAAGATACTCTGTCACCCGAAACTACAGAAAAGAGAGAAGGGTATGTTCACTGCACAACCATTAATGGTAACGAAGAAGTTACAACTATGAAATTTATTATCCGTGATTTCATTACTGCTAAACTAAAAGAGTATGAAGATTTTTTGAAAAAACTTGCAGAAGAAACTGTAGCAAAATATCCCGGAGCAAAATTGGAATTCCAGGTTATCGAGCAATACAGGAATATGAAAGAAGTACTCGACAATTATCCAAATGTAACAAACCACGCAGTGGAAGCACTCAACAGGTTAAACATAAAGCCGATCATGCATCCTATACGCGGCGGTACTGATGGCTCACGTTTGTGTTTTATGGGATTACCAACACCAAATATTTTTGCTGGCGAACATAGCTTCCACTCACAGCTTGAGTGGGTAGCAATTCAGGATATGGAAATGGCTGTGAAGATGATTGTAGAAGTAGCAAAAGTGTGGGAAGAGAAGGCGTAA
- a CDS encoding OmpA family protein, protein MDKCKNTPAKVEVDQNGCPLDTDKDGVPDYLDECPGTPEGSEVDSRGCIIFDEVAETVLSANTNFEFGKWDLLPSAYPVLDNITEVMKLKPETKWRVEGHTDNVGSDKYNDRLSLDRAQAVVNYFVSKGIDRKRFDVAGLGKKYPVTSNDTEEGRSQNRRVVIIKIN, encoded by the coding sequence ATTGATAAATGTAAAAACACCCCCGCAAAAGTTGAAGTTGATCAGAACGGCTGTCCTTTGGATACGGATAAAGATGGTGTGCCTGATTATTTGGATGAATGTCCCGGTACACCTGAAGGAAGTGAAGTTGATTCAAGGGGCTGTATAATATTTGATGAAGTTGCCGAAACAGTTCTTAGTGCCAACACAAATTTTGAATTTGGTAAATGGGATTTACTCCCAAGCGCTTACCCTGTCCTGGATAATATTACAGAAGTGATGAAACTAAAACCTGAAACCAAATGGAGAGTTGAAGGTCATACAGACAATGTAGGCTCGGATAAATACAATGACAGATTATCTCTGGACAGAGCACAAGCGGTTGTCAATTATTTTGTTTCAAAAGGAATTGATAGAAAAAGATTTGATGTTGCCGGATTGGGTAAAAAATATCCTGTAACAAGTAATGACACTGAAGAAGGAAGATCACAAAACAGAAGAGTTGTAATAATAAAAATTAATTAA
- a CDS encoding T9SS type A sorting domain-containing protein produces MQRILIVFLFLIILTSQAVSQPDLKLYPDEIEFTNIFNRIKNVYFVNEGNQTLIIDSLSYNNNYYFTRFDGWGGEYPIYIAPGDSLLMDCILSGYYIVPSADTSDTMYVYSNGEDPVEDLEIDIKYFDDNYGDGIINGYVTDGTLPLQGVKVHFLYSGTYTVNSVETDQYGFYSVELPPGLFTVAAEKDSYYVAFHDDVFDPFNAQQVLVEDDSTISIDFTLEKMTETGYSVAGRISDSLTHYPLKKGIVVVRKGTHTPPKLLPGKMSSVVDEGIYTAFIKDDGTYNIRNIIQPDYYFVQSFSDYFIPTYYSLNNISPPFWQNADSILIDSHIGSRHIAMPRDSSYGGGTAIGAVTINQRFAGIPSDVVLFARNVNLDSMIFNYVFSNTDGTFKLPFLPYGTYKLVAQRIGYPDAYSNEFVIDSLNPEITGLNLNFNITEVKEDYTIPNSIELYQNYPNPFNPSTTIEFSLPEVQNVNLILTNILGEETSLIYSGNLPAGKHKFFLDGSKLSSGVYFVHLKAGMTRLTKKILLLK; encoded by the coding sequence ATGCAAAGAATCCTCATAGTATTTTTGTTTTTGATTATTCTAACTTCTCAGGCTGTGTCTCAACCCGATCTAAAATTATATCCGGATGAAATTGAGTTTACAAATATTTTTAACAGAATTAAAAATGTTTACTTTGTTAATGAAGGCAATCAGACTCTTATAATAGATTCACTGAGTTACAATAACAATTATTATTTCACCAGGTTTGACGGGTGGGGTGGTGAATATCCTATTTACATAGCACCAGGGGATTCTTTGTTGATGGATTGTATCCTTTCAGGTTATTATATAGTTCCATCAGCCGATACTTCCGATACAATGTATGTTTACAGCAATGGAGAAGACCCGGTTGAAGATCTTGAAATAGATATAAAATATTTTGATGATAATTATGGTGACGGGATTATTAACGGCTATGTTACCGATGGTACGTTGCCCCTTCAAGGAGTAAAGGTTCATTTTCTATATTCAGGAACATACACAGTAAACTCTGTTGAAACAGACCAGTATGGTTTTTATTCGGTTGAACTCCCTCCCGGTTTATTTACTGTAGCGGCTGAAAAGGATTCATATTATGTTGCATTCCATGATGATGTGTTTGATCCTTTTAATGCCCAACAGGTTTTAGTGGAAGATGATTCAACTATTTCCATCGATTTTACTCTGGAAAAAATGACGGAGACAGGCTACTCGGTTGCCGGAAGGATCTCTGACTCACTGACACATTACCCTTTAAAAAAAGGAATTGTAGTTGTACGTAAAGGTACGCACACTCCGCCAAAACTGCTTCCCGGCAAGATGTCCTCTGTCGTTGATGAAGGAATTTACACCGCATTTATCAAGGATGATGGTACTTATAATATCAGGAATATAATCCAGCCGGATTATTATTTCGTTCAGTCTTTTTCTGATTATTTTATTCCGACTTATTATTCACTGAATAATATATCACCGCCTTTCTGGCAGAATGCCGATTCAATTCTTATTGATTCACATATTGGTTCAAGACACATTGCAATGCCGAGAGATTCTTCCTACGGCGGGGGAACGGCTATCGGAGCTGTAACAATTAATCAGCGGTTTGCAGGAATTCCATCAGATGTTGTGCTTTTTGCACGGAACGTAAATCTTGATTCAATGATATTCAATTATGTGTTCTCTAATACAGATGGCACATTCAAACTACCCTTTTTACCTTATGGAACTTACAAACTTGTTGCTCAACGCATAGGATATCCTGATGCATATAGTAATGAGTTTGTCATTGATAGTCTCAATCCGGAAATAACAGGATTAAACCTAAACTTTAACATTACAGAAGTTAAAGAGGATTACACTATTCCAAATAGTATTGAACTATATCAAAACTATCCGAATCCATTTAATCCATCCACCACAATTGAATTTTCACTTCCGGAAGTTCAGAATGTAAATTTAATTTTAACCAACATTCTTGGTGAAGAAACAAGTTTGATCTATTCCGGAAATCTGCCTGCAGGGAAACACAAGTTCTTTCTTGACGGTTCAAAGTTAAGTTCCGGTGTTTACTTTGTTCATCTTAAAGCAGGAATGACACGGTTGACAAAGAAAATTCTTTTATTGAAGTAG
- a CDS encoding RNA polymerase sigma factor, with protein sequence MSYNKLNYINFTQKELEQLFNSAREGDSKAFEELSGYVRHISYSYFLSKHRQGKILNKDDVDDLTNNVFLSFAEQYHKVDNIEFWLRRVLFLTFVNWYKKSRAKKTFELEEAYYIPDKELNPGDKVDAGKILEVLDTLSSDKQKILKMRFWEDLKFSEIAENLNKSEDAVKKMFYRTIEELKNKL encoded by the coding sequence TTGAGCTATAATAAATTAAATTACATAAATTTTACGCAAAAAGAATTAGAACAACTCTTCAACTCAGCCCGCGAAGGAGATTCGAAGGCATTTGAGGAGCTATCAGGTTACGTCAGACATATTTCCTACAGCTACTTTTTATCTAAACATCGCCAGGGCAAAATTTTAAATAAAGATGATGTTGATGATCTCACCAATAATGTCTTTTTATCTTTTGCCGAACAATACCATAAAGTAGACAATATTGAATTCTGGCTAAGACGCGTCCTTTTTCTGACTTTTGTTAACTGGTATAAAAAATCCCGGGCTAAAAAAACATTTGAGCTTGAAGAAGCATATTACATTCCGGACAAGGAATTGAATCCCGGTGATAAAGTTGATGCAGGAAAAATACTTGAGGTACTTGATACTTTAAGCTCTGACAAACAGAAAATACTTAAGATGCGTTTCTGGGAAGACCTTAAGTTCTCTGAAATTGCTGAAAATCTTAATAAAAGTGAGGATGCTGTGAAAAAAATGTTTTATAGAACAATAGAGGAATTAAAAAATAAGCTATAA
- a CDS encoding CHAT domain-containing protein: MITQKLILALLLFVSAFQPVEYKSNNSKQKSTSYNFQHSIDSLKQIISNFGWDHSTLKLYEEYLANLNVDMINSEKEFIDELPEGFTKSFSYALIEKKLGQYQSMFDTLFNYIDSSVTYFPFYEHLIFSAAATDGLRLLETKIEKSSNVDKKFFPFALSLISSARGEYNSSLEHLNRFKDNNDSEEVLFQYVKIYRNLGDYEKAYSAIKTIFEKYPDNVLVQTKALIAEGALLLLSDKLKEAERIYLKAKIHSQKINSSQLLAASLISLGICDDMYGRLDDARNKFTEAITLADKIGDEDIKALAYSELGVSFSYTNNLIEAKYNYEQSFMHYKNTGNKSRLSFLSDNIGKIYITMYDYRSALKFYEEGLELSAENKRARILNLTGLADIYTNMSNYSKALKYYSEARELAKEIKEVSLDAEIEKGLGSLNYNLDKFSNAVQYFTSASVNSEAAGNIYLSADLFQKLGLTYLNLDSLNLARKYLTDALEVSKRIGDPYTEINSGLSLAYLSLKKKDMNEAFQFIGKVRNTAVQYGFEYELAECDLLAGEINQAANDFDGTTAFYKQALARANKINSFDLMIEANYRLARAYEEKSLDALAESYYSSAAKLIEDRSRSLFEDDEVQISYFTSKHIVFNSYAEFYLRQKKFKEAFELIEKSRSRNTMQNLVNLKLQSEIKDKKELKNIYEYDWIIQSGLYSERQLDSVKFLFNELKTKIVDDDKTIGKYLNLESGTSLKELQKNLEKDEHVVSYFSASELTYAFVVSRDDFAVSELTVSRQQLIKLLSDISPYYETSSTGVYYNQDLFSFNVEAAYNFYSRVTAPVIEKIPEHDNIIFTTSGLLESFPFEFLVTEFNKDQSSYKYTGQKYLLYRNRISYSPSASVYVEQKNNEYKNNNEVLIVGNPSINTSSEGYAERRGLLEESPGLPRNIALLPLKYSLEEVNQIGEVIDADKVLVSSNATETNFKQNAEYAKVIHLSTHSFLFNKQPVIFFSNSYDAENDGFLEASEIVQMKLNSDLVVLSSCISGLGQVDESEGIIGMTKAFFEAGSKSVVVSLWDVNDKYTSKLMGLFYQKLSEGFDKSEALRLAKIDFIKEYSPNPYYWGAFVLAGNTNELTLKAGTNSYTYLIIISLAVVISMLYLAVRKRSVRERNQSVPS; encoded by the coding sequence ATGATTACTCAAAAACTAATATTAGCTTTACTGCTCTTTGTTTCTGCTTTTCAGCCCGTTGAATACAAATCAAACAACTCTAAACAGAAAAGCACTTCATACAATTTTCAACATAGTATAGATTCCTTAAAGCAGATCATTTCAAACTTCGGCTGGGATCATTCTACTCTTAAACTATACGAAGAATATTTAGCTAATCTGAATGTCGATATGATTAATTCTGAAAAAGAATTTATCGACGAGCTGCCTGAAGGATTTACAAAAAGTTTTTCTTATGCACTTATAGAGAAAAAACTCGGACAGTATCAGTCAATGTTTGACACCTTGTTTAACTACATTGACTCATCCGTGACATATTTTCCTTTCTATGAACATCTTATTTTTTCCGCTGCAGCAACTGACGGCTTGCGACTTCTTGAAACAAAAATTGAAAAAAGTTCAAATGTCGATAAGAAATTTTTCCCATTCGCTTTATCACTTATCAGTTCTGCAAGAGGAGAATATAATTCTTCACTTGAACACCTGAATAGATTTAAAGATAATAATGATTCTGAAGAAGTTTTGTTTCAGTACGTAAAAATTTACAGGAACCTGGGCGATTATGAAAAAGCATATTCAGCAATCAAAACTATATTTGAAAAATATCCCGACAATGTTCTTGTTCAGACAAAAGCACTTATTGCTGAAGGTGCTTTACTCCTTCTGTCAGATAAGCTGAAAGAAGCGGAACGCATTTACTTAAAGGCTAAAATTCATTCGCAAAAAATCAACAGCAGTCAACTGCTTGCTGCAAGTTTAATTTCACTTGGTATTTGCGATGATATGTACGGAAGACTGGATGATGCTAGAAATAAATTTACGGAAGCAATCACACTGGCAGATAAGATTGGTGATGAGGATATTAAAGCACTGGCGTACTCTGAACTGGGGGTTTCATTCTCCTATACAAATAATCTTATAGAAGCAAAGTATAATTATGAACAAAGTTTTATGCACTATAAGAATACCGGGAATAAAAGCAGACTTTCGTTTCTTTCTGATAATATCGGCAAAATATATATAACGATGTATGACTACAGGTCTGCTCTAAAATTTTACGAGGAAGGTCTTGAACTTTCTGCTGAAAATAAACGCGCAAGAATTTTAAATCTTACCGGTCTCGCGGATATATACACAAATATGTCAAACTATTCCAAAGCTCTGAAGTATTATAGTGAAGCTAGAGAACTTGCAAAGGAAATTAAAGAAGTTTCACTCGATGCAGAAATTGAAAAGGGTTTGGGTTCATTAAATTATAACCTTGATAAATTTTCAAACGCGGTTCAGTATTTTACATCGGCATCGGTAAACAGTGAGGCAGCCGGAAATATTTATCTCAGCGCTGATCTTTTCCAGAAGCTTGGTTTAACTTACCTGAATCTTGACAGCCTGAATCTTGCAAGAAAATATTTAACTGATGCACTTGAAGTTTCAAAACGAATCGGCGACCCCTATACAGAAATTAATTCCGGACTATCACTCGCTTATCTTTCTTTAAAGAAAAAAGATATGAACGAGGCATTTCAATTTATCGGGAAAGTCAGAAACACCGCCGTACAATATGGATTCGAATATGAATTAGCTGAATGTGATCTGTTGGCAGGAGAAATAAATCAGGCTGCAAATGATTTTGATGGAACGACTGCTTTTTACAAACAGGCTCTTGCCCGTGCAAATAAAATAAATTCATTCGATCTTATGATAGAGGCTAATTACAGGCTTGCACGTGCTTATGAAGAAAAATCTCTTGATGCTCTGGCAGAGTCATACTATTCATCTGCAGCAAAACTGATTGAAGACAGGTCACGGTCATTATTTGAAGATGATGAAGTTCAGATATCCTATTTTACTTCTAAGCATATTGTATTTAATTCGTATGCTGAATTTTATCTCAGGCAGAAAAAATTCAAAGAAGCATTTGAACTGATTGAGAAGTCCAGGTCCAGAAATACAATGCAGAATCTCGTGAATCTTAAATTGCAATCGGAAATAAAAGATAAAAAAGAACTGAAGAATATTTATGAGTATGATTGGATCATTCAATCGGGATTATATAGTGAACGTCAGCTGGACTCGGTGAAATTTTTATTCAATGAACTAAAAACAAAAATTGTTGATGATGATAAAACCATAGGAAAGTATCTCAATCTTGAATCCGGCACATCTCTCAAAGAACTTCAGAAAAATCTTGAGAAAGATGAACATGTTGTTTCATATTTTTCTGCTTCTGAATTAACATATGCGTTTGTTGTTTCAAGGGATGATTTTGCTGTATCAGAGTTAACTGTATCAAGACAACAGCTTATTAAATTACTTTCTGATATCTCTCCTTACTATGAAACAAGTAGCACCGGTGTCTATTATAACCAGGATCTGTTTTCTTTCAATGTTGAAGCAGCTTATAATTTTTATTCACGAGTAACAGCTCCGGTTATAGAAAAAATTCCCGAGCATGATAATATTATTTTTACAACATCAGGATTACTTGAATCCTTCCCGTTTGAATTTCTCGTCACTGAGTTCAACAAGGATCAAAGTTCGTATAAATACACAGGACAGAAATACCTTTTATACAGGAATAGAATTTCATACTCGCCATCAGCTTCAGTTTATGTTGAACAAAAGAACAATGAATATAAAAACAACAACGAGGTCTTGATCGTGGGTAATCCATCAATAAACACCAGCTCGGAAGGTTATGCTGAGAGAAGAGGATTGCTTGAGGAGTCGCCCGGGTTACCAAGAAACATCGCACTTCTACCACTTAAGTATTCACTTGAAGAAGTAAACCAGATCGGTGAGGTTATCGATGCAGATAAAGTTCTAGTAAGCAGCAATGCAACCGAAACGAACTTTAAACAGAACGCTGAGTACGCAAAAGTTATTCACCTTTCAACACACTCATTCCTTTTCAACAAACAACCGGTCATTTTCTTTTCTAATTCCTATGATGCTGAGAATGACGGTTTTCTTGAAGCATCGGAAATAGTTCAGATGAAACTTAACAGCGACCTTGTTGTTTTAAGTTCGTGTATATCAGGACTTGGTCAGGTGGATGAATCAGAAGGAATTATCGGAATGACAAAAGCATTTTTTGAAGCGGGTTCAAAAAGTGTTGTGGTTTCTTTGTGGGATGTTAATGATAAATATACTTCAAAGCTGATGGGCTTGTTCTATCAAAAACTTAGTGAAGGATTTGATAAGTCGGAAGCGTTACGATTGGCGAAAATAGATTTTATAAAGGAGTATTCGCCCAATCCATATTACTGGGGCGCGTTTGTATTGGCGGGAAATACAAATGAACTAACACTAAAAGCCGGAACAAATTCATACACGTACCTGATTATAATAAGCCTGGCTGTGGTAATTTCAATGTTATATTTGGCAGTAAGAAAAAGAAGTGTAAGGGAACGAAATCAATCCGTTCCCTCATAA
- the gmd gene encoding GDP-mannose 4,6-dehydratase, translating into MKKALITGITGQDGSYLTEILLDKGYEVHGIIRRSSSFNTGRIDHLYGNKDILNKKMFLHYGDLVDTSNMNRILEKIEPDEIYNLAAQSHVKVSFEVPDYTAQVDALGTLRFLDAIREVGLRQVKFYQASTSELYGKVQEIPQSETTPFYPRSPYGVAKLYGYWIIVNYREAYNIFASNGILFNHESPRRGETFVTRKITRAASRIAAGIDKVLALGNLDAKRDWGFAPEYCEGMWRILQHKDADDFVLATGDTRTVREFVEVTFRELGIEIDWEGKGAEEKGHVKSINWKTAEILVNKDKGELKFNYEFTKNLKTGDVIVAVDPNYYRPTEVDLLIGNPAKAEKLLGWKASTKFEDLVKIMIKSDMQKVLQRGY; encoded by the coding sequence ATGAAGAAAGCTCTTATCACCGGAATTACGGGTCAGGACGGCAGCTACCTGACAGAAATACTACTTGACAAAGGGTACGAAGTTCATGGAATTATTAGAAGAAGCAGTTCATTCAATACAGGAAGAATAGATCATCTTTACGGCAACAAGGATATACTGAATAAAAAAATGTTTTTGCATTATGGTGATCTTGTTGATACCAGTAATATGAATAGGATACTTGAAAAAATTGAACCGGATGAAATTTATAATCTTGCTGCACAGAGTCATGTTAAAGTTTCATTTGAAGTTCCTGATTACACAGCACAGGTTGACGCGCTTGGTACTTTAAGATTCCTTGATGCGATAAGAGAAGTCGGGTTGAGACAGGTTAAGTTTTATCAGGCATCTACAAGCGAACTATACGGAAAGGTCCAGGAAATACCACAATCAGAAACAACACCGTTTTATCCACGCTCACCTTACGGAGTTGCAAAACTTTACGGCTACTGGATAATTGTAAACTACCGTGAAGCTTATAATATTTTTGCATCGAATGGAATATTGTTCAACCATGAATCACCGAGAAGAGGTGAAACATTTGTAACGAGAAAAATTACCCGCGCTGCATCAAGAATAGCTGCCGGCATCGATAAAGTTTTAGCTCTTGGTAATCTTGATGCAAAACGTGACTGGGGTTTTGCACCTGAGTACTGCGAAGGTATGTGGAGAATACTCCAGCATAAAGACGCAGATGATTTTGTTCTTGCAACAGGTGATACAAGAACAGTACGTGAATTTGTTGAAGTGACTTTCAGAGAGTTGGGAATTGAAATAGACTGGGAAGGCAAAGGCGCTGAGGAAAAAGGTCACGTCAAGTCAATCAACTGGAAAACAGCCGAAATACTTGTTAACAAAGATAAAGGTGAACTTAAATTCAATTATGAGTTTACAAAAAATCTTAAAACAGGTGATGTGATTGTTGCCGTTGATCCAAACTATTATCGACCAACTGAAGTTGATCTGCTGATTGGTAATCCTGCAAAAGCAGAAAAACTTTTGGGATGGAAAGCCAGCACAAAGTTTGAAGATCTTGTTAAGATCATGATAAAATCAGATATGCAGAAAGTTCTTCAGAGAGGTTATTAA
- a CDS encoding GDP-L-fucose synthase — protein MSIELKYQNKKIYLAGHNGMVGSAIFRDLQKKGYSNIITRDLSQLDLTRQKDVEEFFAKEKPELVIVAAAKVGGILANNTYRAEFIYDNLMIEANLINAAYKSGVEKLIFLGSSCIYPKLAPQPLKEEYLLSDYLEYTNEPYAIAKITGIKLCENYYKQYGSNFYSAMPTNLYGPFDNFDLNTSHVLPALIRKFHEAKVNGSNDVTIWGTGKPLREFLYVEDLADGIHFLMEKINASDLYDKGISQINVGTGKDLSISELASLIADVVGYNGKTIYDTTKPDGTPRKLMDVSRINNLGWKYKTELRDGISKTYEFYKQKNKQ, from the coding sequence ATGAGCATCGAATTAAAATATCAGAATAAAAAGATTTATTTAGCCGGTCATAACGGTATGGTTGGTTCTGCAATTTTCCGTGACCTTCAGAAAAAAGGATACAGCAACATAATCACACGCGATCTTTCGCAGCTTGATCTTACCCGTCAGAAAGATGTAGAAGAATTTTTCGCGAAAGAAAAACCCGAACTTGTTATTGTAGCAGCAGCTAAGGTCGGTGGAATACTTGCTAACAATACTTACCGCGCTGAGTTCATTTACGACAATCTTATGATCGAAGCGAATTTAATTAACGCCGCGTATAAAAGCGGAGTTGAAAAATTAATATTCCTTGGCAGTTCGTGTATTTATCCCAAGCTGGCTCCGCAGCCTTTGAAGGAAGAGTATTTACTTTCGGATTATCTTGAATATACAAACGAGCCTTACGCAATCGCGAAGATAACAGGCATTAAACTTTGTGAAAATTATTATAAGCAGTATGGTTCTAATTTTTATTCCGCAATGCCGACGAACCTTTATGGTCCTTTTGATAATTTTGATTTGAATACATCGCACGTTCTACCTGCATTGATAAGAAAATTTCATGAAGCTAAAGTAAACGGAAGTAATGATGTAACGATATGGGGAACAGGCAAACCGTTAAGAGAATTTTTATATGTTGAAGATCTCGCGGACGGAATCCATTTCTTAATGGAAAAAATAAATGCTTCCGATCTTTATGATAAAGGAATATCACAGATAAATGTTGGCACAGGAAAGGATCTTTCAATATCAGAACTTGCATCGCTAATTGCGGATGTTGTCGGATATAACGGTAAAACTATTTACGACACAACCAAGCCTGATGGAACACCGCGTAAACTAATGGATGTATCAAGAATAAATAATCTCGGATGGAAGTATAAAACAGAACTCCGTGACGGCATATCAAAGACATACGAATTTTATAAACAAAAAAATAAACAATAG
- a CDS encoding DegT/DnrJ/EryC1/StrS family aminotransferase: protein MQVPLLDLKPQYQSLKKELDEVLINIAESQYFILGPVVDKMEKSFSEFLKAEYSLGVSSGTDALLIALMAIDIKPGDEVIVPTYSFFATAGVVSRMNAVPVFTDIDPVTFNMDPNDIEKRITSKTKAIIPVHLYGQSCEMDKIMEIARKHKLYVIEDAAQAISTQYKDGRCVGTIGDIGCFSFFPSKNLGCFGDGGLVTTNNKELADRLRILRVHGGEQRYYHKVIGGNFRIDAIQSGVLNVKLPHLNNWSQQRRDNAALYKKLFIEAGLAETDGKIKFDEKNKVLLPKAVYGDDNSLVNSHIYNQFIVRVEKRDEMRKHLSDNQIANEIYYPVPFHLQECFASLGYKKGDFPVSEFAAETSIALPVFPELTKEQITFVVSKFKEFIKG, encoded by the coding sequence ATGCAAGTCCCACTGTTAGATTTAAAACCTCAATACCAATCTCTAAAAAAAGAGTTAGATGAAGTTTTAATAAATATTGCCGAGTCTCAGTATTTCATTCTGGGTCCGGTTGTTGACAAAATGGAAAAATCATTCAGCGAGTTTTTGAAAGCTGAATATTCACTCGGTGTTTCGTCAGGTACCGATGCGCTTCTTATTGCGTTAATGGCAATTGATATAAAACCGGGTGATGAAGTTATTGTTCCTACATATTCATTTTTTGCAACCGCAGGTGTTGTATCAAGAATGAATGCAGTTCCCGTTTTTACGGATATTGATCCGGTTACTTTCAATATGGATCCGAATGATATTGAAAAGAGGATAACATCAAAAACAAAAGCTATTATTCCTGTTCATCTTTACGGGCAAAGTTGTGAGATGGATAAGATCATGGAAATTGCCCGCAAACATAAATTATATGTTATTGAAGATGCCGCACAGGCAATCAGCACACAGTACAAGGACGGAAGATGTGTCGGCACCATCGGTGACATTGGGTGTTTCTCATTTTTCCCCAGCAAAAATTTAGGATGTTTCGGTGACGGCGGTCTTGTTACGACTAACAATAAAGAACTGGCAGACAGGTTAAGAATACTGCGTGTTCACGGAGGGGAACAGAGATATTATCATAAAGTTATCGGAGGAAATTTCCGGATAGACGCTATTCAATCCGGTGTGCTGAATGTAAAGCTTCCTCATCTTAACAATTGGTCGCAGCAGCGAAGAGACAACGCGGCATTGTATAAAAAACTTTTTATTGAGGCTGGTCTCGCTGAAACCGATGGTAAAATAAAATTTGATGAGAAGAATAAAGTGCTTCTGCCTAAAGCGGTTTATGGTGATGATAATTCTCTTGTTAATTCACACATATATAACCAGTTCATTGTTCGTGTTGAAAAAAGAGATGAGATGAGAAAACATCTTTCAGATAATCAGATCGCTAATGAAATTTATTATCCTGTTCCTTTCCATTTACAGGAATGTTTTGCTTCACTTGGTTATAAGAAAGGTGATTTTCCTGTTTCAGAATTTGCTGCTGAAACATCAATAGCGCTGCCGGTTTTTCCCGAACTGACTAAAGAGCAGATAACCTTTGTTGTAAGCAAATTTAAAGAGTTCATTAAAGGCTAA